From Cupriavidus taiwanensis, a single genomic window includes:
- the tnpB gene encoding IS66 family insertion sequence element accessory protein TnpB (TnpB, as the term is used for proteins encoded by IS66 family insertion elements, is considered an accessory protein, since TnpC, encoded by a neighboring gene, is a DDE family transposase.) → MFRFDEGLKVYLHREAVDFRKSINGLSALVEQSLGLDPFAQAVYVFRNRRADRIKLLGWDRNGYWLFLKRLEADRFAWPRGAAVATLSVEQLHWLLDGIDISAVQRHPPRHYQRAV, encoded by the coding sequence ATGTTCCGCTTCGACGAAGGGCTGAAGGTCTACCTGCACCGGGAAGCTGTGGATTTCCGCAAGAGTATCAATGGTCTGTCGGCGCTGGTCGAGCAGTCGCTGGGGCTCGATCCGTTCGCACAAGCGGTCTACGTGTTTCGCAATCGACGAGCCGATAGGATCAAGCTGCTTGGCTGGGACCGGAACGGATATTGGCTCTTTTTGAAACGACTTGAGGCAGACCGTTTTGCTTGGCCGCGTGGGGCGGCAGTGGCGACGCTCTCGGTCGAGCAACTTCACTGGCTGCTGGACGGCATCGACATCAGTGCCGTCCAGCGGCACCCGCCGCGACATTACCAACGGGCCGTGTGA
- the tnpA gene encoding IS66-like element accessory protein TnpA — protein sequence MITDDIDVDCFPLRVVRVRRNGKRDYEPVANRRLIELCLRPGASVAGIALKAQVNANQLRKWIRLHRESRAVEHGSLAAFVPVVQGIRSPEVEAVVTAPRRTTAVAVEPQPQPSRPVALLSAKLPNGVAIELACGERDGELVKAMIEALGAS from the coding sequence ATGATCACTGACGATATTGATGTTGACTGCTTTCCACTGCGAGTAGTGCGTGTCCGGCGCAATGGGAAACGCGATTACGAGCCGGTGGCCAACCGGCGTTTGATTGAGCTGTGTCTTCGGCCTGGCGCATCGGTGGCAGGCATAGCGCTCAAGGCTCAAGTCAATGCCAATCAACTGCGCAAATGGATTCGGCTGCATCGGGAATCGAGGGCAGTGGAACACGGTTCGCTGGCGGCGTTCGTGCCGGTTGTTCAGGGAATCCGATCTCCTGAAGTCGAAGCTGTGGTCACTGCGCCGCGTCGCACGACGGCTGTGGCAGTTGAACCGCAACCTCAGCCGTCGCGACCAGTCGCGCTGCTGAGTGCGAAGTTGCCAAACGGCGTAGCGATTGAGCTCGCATGCGGTGAGCGTGACGGTGAACTCGTAAAGGCGATGATCGAAGCGTTGGGGGCGAGCTGA
- a CDS encoding patatin-like phospholipase family protein, whose protein sequence is MPGVRYTAGIDIPEFTEAAFEALRRERDYLARQGHKGPMPPAVFVAISGGGDNGAFAAGLLNAWTATGTRPEFKLVTGISTGALIAPFAFLGPKYDGTLKEVYTTISPKDVLEPRSFLAGVLSDGMADNAPLLRLTRKSVTEAFLKEIAAEYAKGRMLLVATADLDARRAIIWDMGKIASYGGPKALDLFVKVMVASASIPGGFPPMMVDVVVDGKPYQEMHVDGGIVAQVFAYPAGIRINDEAASVGVKRERKLYVIRNARLDADWAQVERSTMSIASRAVASLIQSQGIGDLYRIYATAERDGVDFNLAFIPASFKAPHKEEFDTDYMRALYDTGYNMASKGYPWAKAPPGFALPAAITK, encoded by the coding sequence ATGCCCGGGGTACGCTACACAGCAGGGATTGACATTCCCGAATTCACTGAAGCGGCTTTCGAGGCACTGAGACGAGAACGGGATTACCTTGCGCGGCAGGGACACAAAGGCCCGATGCCACCGGCGGTGTTCGTCGCGATTTCTGGTGGTGGCGACAATGGTGCATTTGCCGCTGGCCTTCTGAATGCGTGGACCGCAACTGGGACGCGACCGGAGTTCAAGCTCGTCACCGGCATCAGTACCGGGGCCCTGATAGCCCCTTTCGCTTTCCTCGGGCCGAAGTACGACGGGACTCTGAAAGAGGTCTACACGACAATTTCCCCGAAAGACGTCTTGGAACCGCGTAGCTTTCTGGCAGGCGTGCTGAGCGATGGCATGGCGGATAATGCGCCGTTGCTAAGGCTGACGCGAAAATCCGTGACGGAGGCCTTCCTGAAAGAGATTGCAGCGGAGTACGCAAAAGGTCGCATGCTGTTGGTCGCCACTGCCGACCTTGATGCAAGGCGCGCAATCATCTGGGACATGGGTAAGATCGCAAGCTATGGTGGCCCCAAGGCATTAGATCTGTTCGTAAAGGTCATGGTGGCGTCAGCTTCGATCCCGGGCGGCTTCCCACCGATGATGGTCGACGTCGTAGTCGACGGAAAGCCCTATCAAGAAATGCACGTTGACGGGGGAATCGTCGCACAGGTATTCGCTTATCCGGCTGGGATACGCATCAACGACGAGGCGGCGTCGGTCGGAGTCAAGCGGGAGCGCAAACTCTATGTGATCCGCAACGCCAGACTCGATGCGGATTGGGCGCAAGTTGAGCGCTCCACAATGAGCATTGCCTCTCGCGCGGTCGCTTCGTTGATTCAAAGCCAGGGTATCGGCGACCTTTACCGCATTTATGCGACTGCAGAGCGTGATGGTGTTGATTTCAATCTTGCCTTCATCCCGGCGAGTTTCAAGGCGCCCCACAAGGAAGAGTTCGACACCGATTACATGCGAGCGCTCTATGACACTGGCTATAACATGGCGTCGAAGGGTTACCCTTGGGCTAAGGCCCCGCCTGGGTTCGCCTTGCCGGCCGCTATAACGAAATAG
- a CDS encoding porin — protein sequence MALKRMALMSLLGWPLATVAQSSVTLYGVIDANVEYVNHAGVVPTAANGFNPGPANDAYRLTSGGLSGSRWGLRGNEDLGGGIKALFVLESGFGIDNGLSQQSGRLFGRQAYVGVQSSRLGMVSLGRQYTSMFEALANFSPTAYATQYEPVVMQSGPNYRADNTVKYTGKFGGLTALAHWSFGVGVALPASVGFPIPIGGNGEVPGQFRRDTAYGGALAYTFGPFAATAGYDQWNPTIGTGTGTIKKAAVGASYAFGPAKIMGGYRWGQNRNAADALIQRDDFYWVGANYQVTPALALTLEYNYDDLKNLYGNTSVANPWQISFVADYSLSKRTDVYVTTAYAKNAGLMLDSLATVFANSLSLGNSYVLGNGQSNMFGVALGIRHKF from the coding sequence ATGGCACTGAAAAGAATGGCCTTGATGTCATTGCTTGGATGGCCACTGGCAACCGTTGCGCAGTCAAGCGTCACGCTGTACGGCGTGATCGACGCCAACGTGGAATACGTCAACCACGCCGGCGTCGTGCCGACGGCCGCCAATGGTTTTAATCCGGGACCGGCCAACGATGCCTACCGTCTGACTTCGGGAGGGCTATCCGGCTCCCGCTGGGGCCTGCGCGGCAACGAAGACCTGGGTGGCGGCATCAAGGCCCTCTTCGTGCTGGAAAGCGGCTTCGGCATCGACAACGGCTTGTCGCAGCAAAGCGGCCGTCTGTTCGGCCGCCAGGCATACGTGGGCGTCCAAAGCAGCCGTCTTGGCATGGTCAGCCTTGGCCGGCAATACACCTCGATGTTCGAGGCCCTGGCCAACTTCTCTCCGACCGCCTATGCCACGCAGTATGAGCCGGTCGTCATGCAATCCGGCCCCAATTACCGCGCGGACAACACCGTCAAGTACACCGGGAAGTTCGGGGGACTGACGGCGCTCGCGCACTGGTCCTTCGGCGTCGGGGTGGCCTTGCCCGCCTCGGTAGGATTCCCCATTCCGATCGGCGGCAATGGCGAAGTCCCGGGGCAGTTCCGGCGCGACACCGCCTATGGCGGGGCGCTGGCTTACACGTTCGGCCCGTTCGCCGCGACCGCGGGCTATGACCAGTGGAATCCCACCATCGGCACCGGCACCGGCACCATCAAGAAAGCCGCGGTAGGCGCCAGCTATGCCTTCGGCCCGGCCAAGATCATGGGCGGCTACCGTTGGGGCCAGAACAGGAATGCGGCCGATGCCCTGATCCAGCGCGATGACTTCTACTGGGTCGGCGCCAACTATCAGGTCACGCCGGCGCTGGCACTCACGCTCGAGTACAACTACGACGATCTCAAGAACCTTTACGGCAATACAAGCGTGGCCAATCCGTGGCAGATCTCCTTCGTGGCCGACTACTCGCTGTCCAAGCGTACCGATGTCTACGTGACCACTGCCTATGCCAAGAACGCCGGCTTGATGCTTGACTCGCTCGCGACCGTCTTTGCCAACAGTCTGTCGCTGGGTAACAGCTATGTGCTGGGCAACGGGCAGAGCAATATGTTCGGCGTCGCCTTGGGTATCCGGCACAAATTCTGA
- a CDS encoding PliI family lysozyme inhibitor of I-type lysozyme: protein MAKDGVAITLPDQRVAVLSEGDLEAASMGSYSVAVFKDAQLLHFDAGAVFSRNGTIFRDDGKLRAKFADITGDGIQALVLSKLTAGSGKYLEVDALRIDAGSVRLLTRVQTDTHHDEIAELKAACRRGACSPK from the coding sequence ATGGCGAAGGATGGTGTCGCGATCACGCTGCCGGACCAGCGGGTGGCTGTGCTGTCCGAGGGCGATCTGGAAGCGGCCTCGATGGGCAGCTACAGCGTCGCCGTGTTCAAGGATGCGCAGCTCCTGCATTTCGACGCCGGCGCGGTATTCTCGCGCAATGGCACCATCTTTCGAGATGACGGTAAGCTGCGCGCGAAGTTCGCCGACATCACCGGCGACGGCATCCAGGCGCTGGTTCTCTCCAAGCTCACCGCCGGCTCGGGAAAATACCTGGAAGTGGATGCGTTGCGGATCGACGCCGGCAGCGTACGCCTTCTCACGCGCGTCCAAACCGATACCCATCACGATGAGATCGCCGAGCTGAAGGCGGCGTGCCGGCGGGGCGCGTGCTCGCCCAAGTAG
- a CDS encoding excisionase family DNA-binding protein codes for MHATITNTTLPSADESAIARESSRSLAVALDSRSDTQQFDFKTDKGELHSVTLPTSALRLLVEVLAEIGQGNAVSIIPIHAELTTQEAADLLNVSRPYLVQLLEKGEIPFRKVNTHRRVLYQDVVSYKQRIDDERRKALDELAAQAQELDMGY; via the coding sequence ATGCACGCAACCATCACTAACACGACGCTGCCTTCGGCAGACGAAAGCGCTATCGCTCGGGAATCGAGCCGTAGCCTGGCGGTGGCACTGGACAGCCGATCCGATACGCAGCAATTCGATTTCAAGACTGACAAGGGCGAGTTGCATAGTGTCACATTGCCCACCTCTGCTCTGAGGCTTCTCGTCGAGGTTCTCGCCGAAATCGGCCAAGGGAACGCCGTCTCCATCATTCCAATTCACGCCGAGCTGACGACGCAAGAGGCGGCGGACCTGCTTAACGTCTCTCGCCCATACTTGGTTCAACTTCTGGAGAAGGGCGAGATTCCGTTCCGTAAAGTCAACACGCATCGGCGCGTCCTCTACCAGGACGTTGTCAGCTACAAGCAGCGCATTGATGACGAGCGACGCAAGGCACTAGACGAACTCGCAGCGCAGGCCCAAGAGTTGGACATGGGCTATTGA
- a CDS encoding PIN domain-containing protein, which yields MTSNFAVVYDACVLYPAPLRDLLMRLALTDLYRAKWTNQIHDEWVRNLLARRPELSADRLAGTRELMNRSVRDSLVFGYEHLIESIELPDPDDRHVVAAAIHSGSEAIITFNMKDFPEAALKEFNVEAIHPDDFVVDLFDLNAGKVLAAVADHRASLKNPPKSPSEYLTTLSAQGLTQTVLILTQYSLAI from the coding sequence ATGACCTCCAACTTCGCTGTCGTCTACGATGCTTGCGTTCTCTATCCTGCTCCGCTGCGCGATCTGCTGATGCGGCTCGCGCTGACCGACCTGTACCGTGCAAAATGGACGAATCAAATTCATGACGAGTGGGTTCGCAACCTCCTCGCGCGGCGGCCGGAGCTTTCCGCGGATCGTCTTGCAGGCACGCGCGAACTGATGAACCGAAGCGTTCGCGATTCGCTAGTTTTCGGCTATGAACACCTTATTGAGTCCATTGAGTTGCCTGACCCTGACGATCGACATGTGGTCGCGGCCGCAATTCATAGCGGCTCGGAGGCAATCATCACCTTCAATATGAAGGACTTTCCGGAAGCAGCGCTCAAGGAGTTCAACGTCGAAGCGATCCACCCGGACGATTTCGTCGTGGACCTCTTTGATCTGAATGCAGGGAAGGTCCTAGCGGCAGTGGCGGACCACCGTGCATCTCTGAAGAATCCACCGAAGTCTCCTTCGGAGTATTTGACCACCCTTTCGGCGCAAGGCCTGACGCAAACGGTGTTGATCCTAACGCAGTACAGTTTGGCAATCTGA
- a CDS encoding DUF1294 domain-containing protein — MRKAGRVKTWHADKGFGFINVHADTDVFFHITALQTRAVTPTSGDRVSFELGKGRDGRPQALNVAIVGATKARSDTSLWPVFAGLAALGLIAGGALMGYFPHQAGLVSLVTSLITFFAYGDDKTRASRNTWRTPETTLHLLALCGGWPGALAAQHLLRHKNRKRAFQAMFWGTVVVNIGAMVLWRAVMAA; from the coding sequence ATGAGAAAAGCAGGTCGGGTCAAGACGTGGCATGCAGACAAGGGCTTTGGTTTTATCAACGTCCACGCGGACACGGATGTGTTTTTTCACATCACCGCCCTACAAACGCGTGCCGTGACGCCAACGTCTGGCGACCGCGTGAGCTTCGAACTCGGCAAAGGCCGGGACGGCAGGCCACAAGCCTTGAACGTTGCCATCGTCGGCGCAACGAAGGCGCGGTCGGACACGAGTCTTTGGCCGGTGTTCGCGGGTCTCGCGGCGTTGGGCCTCATCGCCGGCGGCGCCCTGATGGGTTATTTTCCACACCAGGCCGGCCTGGTCAGCCTCGTGACGAGCCTCATCACGTTCTTCGCCTATGGCGACGACAAGACGCGGGCCAGCCGGAATACGTGGCGCACGCCTGAGACCACCCTGCACCTGCTGGCGCTCTGCGGCGGTTGGCCGGGCGCGCTCGCCGCCCAGCACCTGCTGCGACACAAGAATCGCAAGCGGGCGTTTCAGGCGATGTTCTGGGGCACTGTCGTCGTGAACATTGGCGCGATGGTGCTTTGGCGAGCCGTCATGGCGGCCTGA
- a CDS encoding restriction endonuclease — translation MGSREDVGPPPRTAALAEKPEINSWTLDALQQLEWKRFELLCVGYYEAMGFTVKTVPHGPDGGIDATLYKAGRDGPVAVVQCKAWRKPVKVEQVRALAGVMHEHKVRRGVFWSLSGYVGRPVQESAERAGIQLLDGAGIVERIRALDQYKQATLLKQAFRGDYRTPTCAACGIKMVERKGPAGAFWGCLNYPGCRVKLSRNV, via the coding sequence ATGGGGTCCAGGGAGGACGTCGGCCCGCCGCCGCGGACAGCCGCCTTAGCGGAAAAGCCGGAAATCAATAGCTGGACGCTCGATGCCCTCCAGCAGCTGGAGTGGAAGCGATTTGAGCTGCTTTGTGTTGGGTACTACGAGGCGATGGGATTCACCGTCAAGACCGTGCCCCACGGTCCCGATGGCGGCATCGACGCAACCTTGTACAAGGCTGGCCGGGATGGTCCCGTGGCCGTGGTCCAATGCAAGGCATGGCGCAAGCCGGTGAAGGTGGAGCAGGTCCGCGCGCTTGCCGGTGTCATGCACGAACACAAGGTGCGTCGGGGCGTTTTCTGGTCGTTGTCTGGCTATGTCGGGCGACCGGTGCAGGAGTCGGCGGAGCGAGCCGGCATTCAATTGCTTGATGGTGCGGGTATTGTCGAACGGATACGCGCCCTCGATCAGTACAAGCAAGCGACGCTGCTGAAGCAGGCGTTTCGGGGGGACTATCGCACGCCGACATGCGCGGCCTGCGGAATCAAGATGGTCGAGCGGAAGGGACCAGCTGGTGCATTCTGGGGTTGCCTGAACTATCCCGGTTGCAGGGTCAAGCTCTCCCGCAACGTCTAA
- a CDS encoding IS256 family transposase, translating into MPRKTKTSQAADRELPTIPEDLIAHFVKGPMTAEAVQDASMAFKKALIERALGAELGHHLGYPAGAERPAGTANQRNGKSAKTVLTDDGPLRLDIPRDRDGSFDPILIPKHERRFTGFDDKIIAMYARGMTLREIQAFLAEQYGTEVSPEFISSVTDAVMDEVTAWQARPLEVMYPVVFFDALRVKMREDGVVRNKAVYLALGVLPDGTRDILGLWIETTEGAKFWMKVFNDLKTRGTQDILIAVTDGLKGMEQALAAVFPNTTLQTCIVHLIRNSLEYANWKERRAVAAALKPVYTAPTVEAALAELAAFENGEWGRRYAPIGASWRRAWDQVIPFFTFPPAIRKIIYTTNAIESINAQLRKIIKTRGHFPSDEAATKLLWLALRNITVKWGSSTHDWKAAMNQFAILYEERFTHPYR; encoded by the coding sequence ATGCCACGCAAAACCAAGACCAGCCAGGCCGCCGACCGTGAGCTGCCGACCATTCCCGAGGACCTGATTGCCCATTTCGTTAAGGGTCCGATGACCGCCGAGGCGGTGCAGGACGCCTCGATGGCGTTCAAGAAGGCCCTGATCGAGCGCGCCCTGGGGGCCGAGCTCGGCCATCATCTGGGCTACCCGGCTGGCGCCGAGCGCCCGGCCGGCACGGCCAACCAGCGCAATGGCAAGAGCGCCAAGACGGTTCTGACCGACGACGGGCCGCTGCGGTTAGACATCCCTCGCGATCGCGACGGCAGCTTTGATCCGATCCTGATTCCCAAGCACGAGCGGCGCTTCACCGGGTTCGACGACAAGATCATCGCCATGTATGCGCGCGGCATGACCTTGCGCGAGATCCAGGCGTTTCTGGCCGAACAGTACGGCACCGAGGTCTCGCCCGAGTTCATCAGTTCGGTGACCGATGCGGTCATGGACGAGGTCACCGCCTGGCAGGCCCGTCCGCTGGAGGTGATGTACCCGGTGGTGTTCTTCGACGCGCTGCGGGTCAAGATGCGCGAGGACGGCGTGGTGCGCAACAAGGCCGTCTACCTGGCCTTGGGCGTGCTGCCCGACGGCACGCGCGACATCCTGGGCCTGTGGATCGAGACTACCGAAGGCGCCAAGTTCTGGATGAAGGTGTTCAACGACCTGAAGACCCGGGGTACCCAAGACATCCTGATCGCGGTGACCGATGGCCTTAAGGGCATGGAACAGGCCCTGGCCGCGGTGTTCCCGAACACCACCCTGCAGACCTGCATCGTGCATCTGATCCGCAACAGCCTGGAGTACGCCAACTGGAAGGAGCGCCGCGCCGTGGCGGCGGCGCTCAAGCCCGTGTACACGGCCCCCACGGTCGAGGCCGCGCTGGCCGAGTTGGCGGCCTTCGAGAACGGGGAATGGGGTCGGCGGTATGCACCGATCGGCGCATCCTGGCGTCGCGCCTGGGATCAGGTGATCCCGTTCTTTACGTTCCCGCCGGCGATCCGCAAGATCATTTACACGACCAACGCGATCGAGAGCATCAACGCGCAGCTGCGCAAGATCATCAAGACGCGCGGTCACTTCCCCAGCGACGAGGCGGCGACCAAGCTGCTGTGGCTGGCGCTGCGAAACATCACGGTGAAGTGGGGCAGTTCAACCCATGACTGGAAGGCTGCCATGAACCAGTTTGCGATCCTCTACGAGGAACGCTTCACCCACCCTTATCGTTAA
- a CDS encoding SDR family NAD(P)-dependent oxidoreductase, which produces MAGNNALGVGDVFVVTGAGSGLGAATAMALAEAGAKVVVVDLDSNSGQVVARQVGGIFVRADVTKEESVKQIFDYAKALGPLRGLVNCAGVAPAEKVIGKSGVHGLASFQRVLEINVAGTFNVLRLSAALMAEQQATGDGERGVIVNTASVAAFDGQVGQSAYAASKGAVVAMTLPLARELARFGIRVVTIAPGIMATPLLLAMPDEVQKSLGASVPFPPRLGKPQEFADLVKHVIGNSYLNGEVIRLDGAIRMAAK; this is translated from the coding sequence ATGGCTGGGAACAACGCCCTTGGGGTCGGAGACGTATTCGTAGTGACGGGGGCCGGATCGGGCCTCGGGGCCGCCACCGCAATGGCGCTGGCGGAGGCAGGGGCGAAAGTGGTCGTCGTCGATCTTGACTCGAACTCGGGACAGGTTGTTGCCAGGCAGGTGGGCGGCATTTTCGTCCGGGCTGATGTCACGAAAGAGGAAAGCGTCAAGCAAATCTTCGACTATGCCAAGGCGCTTGGACCGTTGCGAGGACTCGTCAACTGTGCAGGCGTTGCGCCCGCTGAGAAGGTGATTGGCAAGAGCGGCGTGCACGGGCTGGCCTCATTCCAGCGCGTGCTGGAGATCAATGTTGCCGGCACGTTCAATGTGCTGAGGTTGTCGGCCGCCCTGATGGCGGAACAGCAGGCAACAGGCGATGGGGAGCGCGGCGTTATCGTCAACACGGCATCTGTTGCTGCCTTTGACGGACAGGTCGGCCAAAGCGCTTATGCAGCTTCAAAGGGCGCGGTGGTGGCAATGACGCTTCCGCTGGCGCGTGAACTCGCGCGCTTCGGGATACGTGTGGTCACGATTGCGCCGGGCATCATGGCTACCCCATTGCTATTGGCCATGCCGGATGAAGTGCAGAAGTCGCTCGGTGCGTCTGTACCGTTTCCTCCGCGGTTGGGCAAGCCGCAGGAATTCGCGGATCTCGTCAAGCATGTGATTGGCAACTCGTACCTCAATGGTGAGGTCATTCGACTCGACGGTGCCATCCGTATGGCAGCAAAGTGA
- a CDS encoding acetyl-CoA C-acyltransferase: protein MLNSNIDPIVILSAARTPMGGFQGELSPLTAPELGGAAIRAAVERANVNVTSVQELLMGCVLPAGVGQAPARQASIHGGLSLAVPCTTISKVCGSGMKAVMLAHDLLVAKTNDIMVAGGMESMSNAPYLLPKARGGYRLGHGTVLDHMFLDGLEDHYSEGTRGRLMGTFAEDCAATYGFTRDAQDEWAVSSTLRAQAAMEAGDFDWETVPLTLEGRKGRVQVRSDEQPRKADLNRISTLKPAFRKDGTVTAANSSSISDGAAAMVLARQSVAETMGLQPIARIVGHATHAQTPATFTTAPIGAIQKLLGQLEWSASEVDLWEINEAFAVVAMAAARDLRLDRDKINIHGGACALGHPIGASGARILVTLLAALKKTGGRRGIASLCIGGGEATAVAVEMA from the coding sequence ATGCTGAACTCAAACATCGACCCCATCGTCATCCTGTCTGCAGCGCGAACGCCAATGGGCGGTTTTCAGGGAGAGTTGTCCCCATTGACGGCCCCGGAACTGGGAGGCGCTGCCATTCGTGCGGCCGTGGAGCGCGCGAACGTGAATGTAACGTCTGTCCAGGAATTGCTCATGGGATGCGTGCTGCCGGCTGGCGTCGGCCAGGCTCCGGCGCGCCAGGCCAGCATTCACGGCGGCCTGAGTCTCGCCGTGCCGTGCACCACGATCAGCAAGGTATGCGGATCCGGTATGAAGGCGGTCATGTTGGCGCACGACCTGCTTGTGGCGAAGACCAACGACATCATGGTCGCGGGCGGCATGGAGTCAATGTCCAATGCGCCCTACCTGTTACCGAAGGCTCGAGGCGGGTATCGACTGGGTCATGGGACGGTCCTGGACCACATGTTCCTTGATGGTCTTGAAGACCATTACAGCGAAGGCACGCGCGGACGCTTGATGGGAACCTTTGCGGAGGACTGTGCTGCTACGTACGGATTCACAAGAGATGCGCAAGACGAATGGGCGGTGTCGTCCACGCTGCGTGCGCAAGCCGCAATGGAAGCCGGGGACTTTGACTGGGAGACCGTGCCACTCACGTTGGAGGGTCGCAAGGGGCGGGTGCAGGTAAGAAGTGATGAGCAGCCCCGCAAGGCTGATCTGAACCGTATTTCCACCCTGAAGCCTGCTTTCAGGAAAGACGGGACGGTGACGGCTGCAAACTCGAGTTCGATCTCGGATGGGGCTGCCGCAATGGTTCTTGCACGGCAATCCGTCGCAGAGACGATGGGGCTGCAACCGATTGCGAGGATCGTCGGTCACGCGACACACGCGCAAACTCCGGCGACATTCACCACTGCGCCAATCGGGGCGATCCAGAAGCTGCTCGGGCAACTGGAATGGTCCGCATCGGAAGTCGATCTTTGGGAGATCAACGAAGCATTCGCGGTTGTCGCAATGGCGGCCGCGCGCGATCTCCGGCTGGACCGGGACAAGATCAACATCCACGGTGGCGCCTGTGCCTTGGGTCACCCCATCGGCGCTTCGGGTGCGCGGATCCTGGTCACGCTGTTGGCAGCGCTTAAGAAAACTGGCGGCCGTAGAGGGATCGCCAGCCTGTGCATTGGCGGTGGTGAGGCGACCGCCGTCGCCGTTGAGATGGCTTGA
- a CDS encoding Crp/Fnr family transcriptional regulator: MRASLASFFGNSAWFDRLTDQEKARVMTDSFEKHLTAGGTACHRGAPADHWLGVVEGIVKVDTASACGRAITFASMPAGAWFGEGAVLKDEPRQYSVVALKDSRIAYVPKATFLWLLEQNHTFSRYVIDQLNARCGYYVGLVHNLRLHEAAGRVAFCLTELFHRQLYPSTDRTLALSQEEIGRLTGLSRQNTNRALRELADAGMVAMEYGAIQVIDLEGLRQFAHMGD, encoded by the coding sequence ATGCGCGCGTCGCTCGCGTCATTCTTTGGGAATTCCGCTTGGTTCGATCGCCTGACGGACCAGGAAAAAGCGCGCGTCATGACGGACTCCTTTGAAAAGCACCTGACCGCCGGAGGCACGGCCTGTCACCGCGGCGCCCCGGCCGATCATTGGCTTGGAGTTGTCGAAGGTATTGTCAAAGTAGATACTGCATCCGCATGCGGAAGAGCCATTACTTTCGCCAGCATGCCCGCGGGCGCATGGTTTGGCGAGGGTGCTGTCCTCAAGGACGAACCACGACAGTATTCGGTAGTGGCATTGAAAGACAGCCGGATCGCCTATGTACCGAAAGCGACTTTCCTCTGGCTGCTCGAACAGAATCACACATTTAGCCGATACGTTATCGATCAGCTCAACGCACGTTGTGGCTACTATGTCGGCCTAGTGCATAACCTGAGGCTTCACGAAGCAGCAGGTCGTGTGGCGTTCTGCCTCACCGAATTGTTTCACCGTCAACTCTACCCTTCGACCGACCGGACCCTGGCGCTGTCGCAGGAAGAAATTGGACGGCTCACAGGACTGTCGCGCCAGAATACCAATCGAGCGCTTCGCGAACTTGCTGATGCAGGCATGGTTGCAATGGAATACGGCGCGATCCAAGTGATCGATCTTGAGGGACTTCGGCAATTCGCCCACATGGGCGACTAA
- a CDS encoding TetR/AcrR family transcriptional regulator → MQDLPNGHRVRIRRRGADKHPLILKAARELVAQSGFREAQMTAIADAAGIAIGTLYRYFPSKTELMIEVVKSAAQREVEVVAGIAMRDGAACEKLGAAAWTFASRALRGRRLAHALVAEPVEPDVESARLTYHRALSRVFKTIIEQGITEKAFPAQNAAASADCIVGCLFEGLVVPLSNEAAEASTSLSAHATAIITFCLRGVAGQMLSFPPPSAA, encoded by the coding sequence ATGCAAGATCTTCCGAATGGACACCGGGTCCGGATCCGACGCCGTGGCGCCGACAAGCATCCCCTTATTCTTAAAGCGGCGCGCGAACTTGTGGCGCAATCAGGCTTTCGCGAAGCGCAGATGACTGCGATCGCGGATGCTGCCGGCATCGCGATAGGGACGCTTTACCGCTACTTTCCCTCCAAAACAGAGTTGATGATCGAAGTCGTCAAATCGGCGGCACAACGCGAAGTCGAAGTTGTAGCGGGAATTGCGATGCGAGACGGCGCCGCCTGCGAGAAGCTTGGCGCGGCCGCCTGGACCTTTGCCAGCCGGGCGCTCCGCGGTCGACGACTGGCCCATGCGCTCGTCGCTGAACCTGTAGAACCCGACGTAGAGTCAGCGCGCCTGACTTATCATCGGGCCCTCTCCCGAGTCTTCAAGACAATCATCGAACAAGGCATCACCGAGAAGGCATTCCCCGCTCAGAACGCCGCTGCTTCAGCAGATTGCATCGTTGGCTGCCTGTTTGAAGGCCTCGTCGTGCCGCTAAGCAATGAGGCCGCTGAGGCGTCGACGTCCCTGAGTGCGCATGCCACCGCAATCATCACATTCTGCCTGCGCGGAGTTGCGGGGCAAATGCTGTCCTTCCCTCCCCCGAGCGCCGCGTAG